The genomic region CGGCCGCAGACGGCCACGCCGAGGTTACACTTTTTCTTTATTACGAACAATTGATTATCAATATTATTTATATGTAAATAGGGTTGGCAGATGAAAAGATTCGGGATTGTTTATCATCCGTTAAACGAAAATGCTCCGGCGCTTGCCGTTGAGATCGAATCGTTTCTGTTATCCAAGGGGGTTTCCACTTGGCTTTGTTCGTCATGGGAGGGAGATGCCCTTCAAGAAAATCTGCCGCTAATGGATTTTGTTATTACGGTTGGCGGAGACGGCACAATCCTCAGAACCGCACAAGCTATTGTTCCGCATGCTATCCCGATTATCGGTGTTAACCTCGGAAAAATCGGTTATTTAACGGAAATAGAGCCTGATGAAGCACTGGAAAAAATAGCTTTAATACTGGACGGCGGCGGTCGAACGGACGAGAGGGCAATGTTGGAAGCCCGCCTTTTTGACGACCAAAATTGTGAAATCAGCTCATTTAAGATATTAAACGATGTTGTTGTTGCCCGCGGGGAGATTGCCCGGATTATAAACGTAACAGCCTATGTCGACGGCGAGATGCTCACAACTTACAGGTCTGACGGGGTTATTTGCGCTACCGCTACGGGGAGTACAGGCTATTCGATGGCAGCCGGCGGTCCGATATTGCATCCTCAATCCTCGGATTACTTGTTGGTGCCGATTGTGGCGCATATGAGTTTTAATAAAATACTTATTATCTCCCCCGAATCGGTGGTTCGTTTGCGGCTATCGCCGATACACAAGGCCATTTTAAGCATTGACGGGCATATCGGTTTACCCGTTGAAGAAGGGTGGTCAATCGAAGTCAGCCACAGCAAGGTAAAAACGTGTTTTCATAGGATTAACCCCAAAGGGTTTTATGCCGGTTTGGAGCAGAAAATAAAGAGGTAAATAAATGGAATACAGCATTGAAAAAGCGCGCATTACCGATGCCGCTAAAATACATAAAATGGTTAATCACTTTGCCGCTAACGGTAAAATGTTGGCGCGCTCGCTTTCCGAAATCTATGAAAATATAAGGGATTACTTTGTTACACGCTTGGACGGAGAGGTAATCGCTTGCATTGCTTTGCATATCAGTTGGAATGACTTGGCCGAAATAAAATCATTGGCAGTTAATGAAGAACACCAAAAACTCGGAATCGGAGAACAGATGGTTGTTGCTTGCCTTGAAGAAGCCAAGGAAATCGGTATTCCCACTGTTTTCTGCCTTACTTACGTGCCCAATTTCTTTGCCAAGTGCGGTTTTGAAATGGTGGATAAAAGGGAACTGCCGCATAAAATTTGGGGTGAATGTTACCGCTGTCCCAATTTCCCCGATTGCGACGAATCCGCTTTAGTGTATCGACTTGAAAAACAAGGGTAGAAAGATGATTGAAGAAACATTATCCAGCAAAACAGTCTTTAAAGGCGAAATTATGAACCTGCGCGTAGATGAAATCCGTCTTCCCGGCGGGCGTAAAAGCACGCGTGAAATCATTGAACACAGCGATGCCGTTGCTGTGATTCCCGTTGACAGAAACGGAAATGTGTTATTGGTTAAGCAATACCGCAGCGCCGCCAAAGAGGAGTTGTTGGAAATACCGGCAGGGTGTATTGAAAAGGGTGAAGCCCCGGAGGAAACCGTAAAGCGTGAATTACAGGAAGAAATCGGCTACTTACCTAAAAAATTAACTAAAATGGGCGGGTTTTATGCCTCGCCCGGCTATAATACCGAATATTTGCATTTATATTTGGCAACGGATCTGGTGCCATCCAAAAAGCATGCCGAAGACACCGAAAGTATCGAGGTTGTGCCCGTTCCGATAAAATCGATAACCGATTACATAAAGTCCGGGAAAGTGCGTGATGCCAAAAGCGTGGCGGGCATTCTGTATTATATGTTTATGAGGTAATCTTTAAACTCGCAATCTCATACGATTATTCTAATATCGCCATATTGTCTATTCAAGAAGGATTGATTTGTTGTCTCTTTCTTATTTACATCAAATTCATTCGTTCCGGCTCCAGCGTGATATCATAAAATGCCTTTGCAATCGGCGCAACTTTAAAAAAGACACGCTGTCATTTACAAAACAGGGGTTGTGTTCTCTTAGTCAAAATTCCCCGACATTTGTCTGCCGCCGAGCAGGTGCATGTGCAGGTGAAATACAACTTGCCCGCCGTGTTTTCCGCTGTTTATAACCAACCTGTAACCGCTTTCGGATAGCCCTTGTTCTTTGGCAACCTTATTGGCAACCGCAACCATATTCCCCATTAGTATATTATCGGTTGGGGCGAGGTCTGTAAGCGACGCGATATGCCTAACCGGAATTACCAGCAGATGAGCGGGGGTGAGCGGCGCAATATCTTTAAAAACAACAATCTCATCATCGCGGTAAACAATGTCACCGGGGATTTTTCCGTTTATAATTTTACAAAAAATGCA from Dehalococcoidales bacterium harbors:
- a CDS encoding NAD(+)/NADH kinase — its product is MKRFGIVYHPLNENAPALAVEIESFLLSKGVSTWLCSSWEGDALQENLPLMDFVITVGGDGTILRTAQAIVPHAIPIIGVNLGKIGYLTEIEPDEALEKIALILDGGGRTDERAMLEARLFDDQNCEISSFKILNDVVVARGEIARIINVTAYVDGEMLTTYRSDGVICATATGSTGYSMAAGGPILHPQSSDYLLVPIVAHMSFNKILIISPESVVRLRLSPIHKAILSIDGHIGLPVEEGWSIEVSHSKVKTCFHRINPKGFYAGLEQKIKR
- a CDS encoding N-acetyltransferase is translated as MEYSIEKARITDAAKIHKMVNHFAANGKMLARSLSEIYENIRDYFVTRLDGEVIACIALHISWNDLAEIKSLAVNEEHQKLGIGEQMVVACLEEAKEIGIPTVFCLTYVPNFFAKCGFEMVDKRELPHKIWGECYRCPNFPDCDESALVYRLEKQG
- a CDS encoding NUDIX hydrolase encodes the protein MIEETLSSKTVFKGEIMNLRVDEIRLPGGRKSTREIIEHSDAVAVIPVDRNGNVLLVKQYRSAAKEELLEIPAGCIEKGEAPEETVKRELQEEIGYLPKKLTKMGGFYASPGYNTEYLHLYLATDLVPSKKHAEDTESIEVVPVPIKSITDYIKSGKVRDAKSVAGILYYMFMR
- a CDS encoding histidine triad nucleotide-binding protein, whose translation is MEDCIFCKIINGKIPGDIVYRDDEIVVFKDIAPLTPAHLLVIPVRHIASLTDLAPTDNILMGNMVAVANKVAKEQGLSESGYRLVINSGKHGGQVVFHLHMHLLGGRQMSGNFD